The following proteins are encoded in a genomic region of Oncorhynchus keta strain PuntledgeMale-10-30-2019 chromosome 8, Oket_V2, whole genome shotgun sequence:
- the LOC118387116 gene encoding mRNA decay activator protein ZFP36L1-like gives MTATIVPPFLEYIEVNKNNKMLNYNNNTFGGHHNNGSSLLDRKAVGGSGLLQHCDSVTLPNAKFNQNQFINSLKVDPFSLLIGGCGSKNKENCFRDRSFSETGEHLKPGSQLQGLGIGQSQSQQQVNSSRYKTELCRPFEENGSCKYGDKCQFAHGMQELRSLSRHPKYKTELCRTFHTMGFCPYGPRCHFIHNAEERRGPPPPLSTFNKIERPRLQHSFSFAGFPSQGGLQVSPTSVTPPPISTDEDMSDWPSKPFTYTSQELANLFGPSLGGGLPVLEPGLLTPATPSPTAPCFFRPMSESPASPPDSLSDLEGYQSSQSGSESPSLDASRRLPIFSRLSISDD, from the exons ATGACAGCAACTATCGTTCCTCCTTTCTTAGAATACATCGAAGTGAACAAG AACAATAAGATgttgaactacaacaacaacactttCGGCGGGCACCATAACAACGGCTCCTCCTTGCTGGACAGGAAGGCGGTGGGGGGCAGTGGGCTGTTGCAGCACTGTGACTCGGTCACCCTTCCCAATGCTAAATTCAACCAGAACCAGTTCATCAACAGTCTGAAGGTGGACCCCTTCTCGCTCCTGATCGGTGGTTGCGGCAGTAAAAACAAGGAGAACTGCTTCCGAGATCGCTCCTTCTCAGAGACCGGGGAGCACCTCAAGCCGGGTAGTCAGCTCCAGGGTCTCGGCATCGGACAGAGCCAGAGCCAGCAGCAGGTCAACTCCAGCCGCTATAAGACGGAGCTGTGCCGACCCTTCGAGGAGAATGGCTCCTGCAAGTACGGTGACAAGTGCCAGTTTGCCCACGGCATGCAAGAACTGCGCAGCCTGAGCCGCCACCCCAAGTACAAGACAGAGTTGTGTCGCACCTTCCACACTATGGGCTTCTGCCCCTACGGCCCGCGCTGCCACTTCATCCACAATGCAGAGGAGCGCCGCGGCCCACCGCCACCCCTATCCACTTTCAACAAGATTGAGCGCCCTCGCCTCCAGCACAGCTTCAGCTTCGCTGGCTTCCCCAGCCAGGGCGGTCTGCAGGTCAGCCCCACCTCGGTCACCCCGCCACCTATCTCCACTGATGAGGACATGAGTGACTGGCCCAGCAAACCCTTCACCTACACCAGCCAGGAGCTGGCCAACCTGTTCGGGCCCAGCTTAGGGGGGGGGCTCCCTGTCTTGGAGCCTGGTCTGCTGACCCCGGCAACGCCCTCCCCCACCGCCCCCTGCTTCTTCCGGCCcatgtcggagtctcccgccagtCCCCCGGACTCTCTCTCAGACCTGGAGGGCTACCAGAGCAGTCAGAGTGGCTCGGAGTCTCCCAGCCTGGACGCCTCACGCCGCCTGCCCATCTTCAGCAGGCTCTCCATCTCTGATGATTAG